Part of the Rhodobacteraceae bacterium M385 genome is shown below.
GGCGGCAGTTCACATTAGGCAAATCGCAATAACTTAAGCTGCATTAGTTTGATTAATGTTTGAACATCCCCAACTCGAAGCTCTTTATGCTGTGGTCCGCCTTGGCAGTTTTGACAGAGCCGCGGCGCATTTGGCCGTCACCCCTTCGGCCATTTCGCAACGCATCAAGCAGTTGGAGGACCGCCTAGGCATGATCTTGGTCGAACGCGGCCAGCCTTGCCTTCCGACCTCTGCGGCGGAAAAACTGCTGCGCCACCGGGACCAGATGCACCTGCTTGAAAAGACGCTGGCCAAGGATTTGGGCCTGTCCGAGGCCGCCCTTGCCACGGTTCGGATCACCACCAATGCCGACAGCTTGGCCTCGTGGCTTCTTCCCATGCTGGCGCCCCTGAAGGGGTTTCTCTTTGATCTCATCATCGACGACCAAGACCATTCCGAGGCTTGGCTTAAACGCGGACAAGTTGCGGCCGCCATCTCCTCTCGCTCGCAGGCCTTGCAGGGGTGTGACTGCTACCCCCTTGGGGATTTGCGCTATATCGCCTGTGCCAGCCCCGCCTTCGTGGCCGAGCATTTCCCCGACGGTGTCACCGCCACCACCCTCTCGCGGGCCCCTGCCCTGACGTTCAACGCCAAGGATCGGCTGCAACGGGATTGGGTCGCCGAGAGGTTGGGTTCAAGCGTGCCAATGCCGACCCATTACATCGCCAATTCCCAAGCCTTTGTGGAAGCCGCCCGCCTTGGCATCGGCTGGGGCCTGAACCCGCTATCCTTGGTCCGTGACGCCTTGGCCAGCGGCGATCTGGTGGATCTTGCCCCCGACATGCCGTTTGCCACGCCCCTGTTCTGGCATGTAAATCGCCTGACCGCCCCTGCGCTTGCGCCCCTGACCCAAGCCATGAAGCGCGTGCGCCTTGATGACCTTTAGCTCCGGCGCAGTGTCGCTGTCAGAATGCCCATCCCGATGAGCGTCGCGCCACCCGCTCGGGTCAGCCAAGCAATGACGCCGGGCCGGGCCAGCCGATCGCGCAAGCTGCCCGCCAGTAAGGCATAGGCCAGTGCGTTTAGCGCCGCCATGGTCACGAATGTACCGACCAGGATGGCAAATTGCGGCAACAGCGCCGCGCCCGGTTGGATGAACTGCGGCACGAAAGCGATGAAGAACGCGATGGATTTCGGGTTCAACGCGGTAACCGCCGCCGCATGGGTGAAGGTGCGCCGGGTTGATATCGCGTCGGTCTGGGGCAAAGCTAAGTCCGCCCCACGGGCCGATACGATCATCTTGATACCAAGATAAACAAGGTACACCGCCCCCGCCCATTTCAGCACCGTGAACAAGGTGGCCGAGGCCAACACAACCGCCCCCAGCCCCGCGAGCGAAGCGGTCATCGCCACCAAATCCCCCACCGCGACCCCCGCCGCCGTGGACACCGCGACCCTGCGGCCTTGGCTGATCGCATAGCTCAGCACCAACAAAATTGTCGGGCCGGGGATCAGCAGCAAAACCGTTGTTGCGGCCACGAAGGTTATCCATGTGTCTAGGGGCATTTCGGGCGCTCTCCTTTCATTATCACTGGCAGAGCAATCCCCAGTGGAAACCTTGTGTCAACGTGTTTGCGCCAGAACGCGCCCGGCCACGGCGTCCAACCTTGCCACCACCTCTGGATCTCGGGCCTCTGGGGCGGTCATGATTGCGTGCTCCAACGCCCGGTCGCATTGGGCCTCGCATAGGGGCTTTTGCGGCGAAAGGGCCTCGGCAATGCCCTTGACCATCGCGCGGGCAGCGGCGGCATTGCCGTGCAATGTCTCGATTATCTGCGTGATATCAACGGCCCCGTGATCCGGATGCCAGCTGTCATAATCGGTGATCATGGCAACCGAAGCGTAACAAAGCTCTGCCTCGCGGGCGAGCTTCGCTTCCGGCATGTTGGTCATGCCGATCACGTCACACCCCCAGGTGCGGTACATCTTGCTTTCCGCCACGGTGGAGAACTGCGGGCCCTCCATCGCCAGATACGTGCCGCCGTCATGCACAGTGACGCCCGCAGCCATTGCGGCATCGCGTGCGGTGGCGGACAGGGCCGGGCAGACCGGATGCGCGGCCGAGACATGGGCGACACAGCCCGACCCAAAAAAGGATTTTTCCCGCGCGAAGGTCCGATCAATGAACTGATCGACGATCACGAAATCTCCCGGCGCCATTTCCTCTCGGAACGATCCGCAAGCCGACACGGCGACCACGTCCGTGACCCCGATCCGCTTGAGCGCATCAATATTGGCCCGGTAAGGCACATCGGTGGGGGAATGGACATGGCCGCGCCCGTGACGGGGCAGAAACGACAGGGGCAACGCGCCGATGCGCCCCGACAAGATTTGGTCCGACGGCGCGCCAAACGGCGTCCCGACCCTGTGCCACTGCGCGTCTTCCAGCCCCTCAATCTGATAGAGGCCCGATCCGCCGATGATCCCCAGATGCCTGTCCATTTACCGCTCCTTAACCCCGTTTCGTGTAGCGTCGCATCCTGCCCTGCCCGTTGCAACGGGCGCGATAGCCGTGGGGTTTTCGCAACGCCCGCTTGGGCCACTTCGCAACTAACCCGTGACTTACCCCCCTTGCGGGCGTAGGTGAGCCGCAACTGCGCGGATCTTCATTCCGCCACCACCCGAAATTCCGATCTGCAAGAGGTTCTCCATGCCCCGCATCCTTCTGGCTGCCGCCAAAAGCCGTCTATCACCCGAGTTATCCAACATGGGCCACGGCTGGGGCCCCGCCCGGATGCGGATCGAGATCCTCGCAGGCCTGACCGTCGCCCTCGCCCTCGTGCCCGAGGCCGTGGCCTTTGCCTTCGTGGCCGATGTGCACCCTCTGGTCGGCCTTTATGCCGCCTTCATCGTGGGCCTCATCACTGCCGTCATCGGTGGCCGCCCCGGCATGATCTCGGGCGCAACGGGCGCCTTGGCGGTGGTTATGGTCAGCCTCGTGGCCTCCCACGGATTGGAATATCTCTTGGCAACCGTGGTGCTCATGGGCCTGATCCAGATCGCCGTGGGCGTGCTGCGCTGGGGTAAATTCATCCGCCTCGTGCCCCATCCGGTGATGCTTGGCTTCGTGAACGGGCTGGCAATCGTTATCTTTCTGGCGCAACTGGGCCAGTTCCAGGTCCCCGGCTCGGCCGAGGCCTCGGGCCACGGCATGGCGGCGGGCGAATGGCTGCAAGGCGTCGAACTGGCCACGATGCTGGTCCTTGTCGTACTGACAATGGGCATCATTTGGGTGCTGCCAAAAATCACCAACGCCATCCCCGCGCCCTTGGCCGGGATCGGCATCACCGCCGCCATCGTGCTGATCTTCGGCATCGACGTGCCTCGTGTGGGTGACCTCGCCTCGATCGAGGGTGGCCTGCCACTGTTCCACATCCCCTCGGTTCCGCTGACATGGGAGACCTTCCAAGTCATCCTCCCCTATGCGCTGATCCTCTCGGCCATTGGCCTGATCGAAAGCCTTCTGACCCTGAACCTCGTGGGCGAAATCACCGGCGAAAAAGGCGGCGCAAGCCAGGAATGCGTGGCCCAAGGCGTCGCCAACACCGTCACCGGGTTCTTCGGCGGCATGGGCGGTTGCGCCATGATCGGCCAATCCATGATCAACGTGAAATCCGGTGCGCGAACCCGCGTTGCCGGGATCGCGGCGGCGCTGTTCCTTCTGTCATTCATCCTCTTCGGTTCCAGCCTGATCGAACAAATCCCTCTGGCGGCGCTTGTGGGCGTCATGTTCATGGTGGTGATCGGCACCTTCGCCTGGAACTCCCTAAAAATCCTTTTCAAAGTGCCCCTGACCGATGCCTTCGTCATCATCCTCGTCACGGTCGTCACGGTCGCCACAGACCTTGCCACCGCCGTTGTCGTGGGGGTCATCGTCTCGGCCCTCGCCTATGCTTGGCAAAACGCCACCCGCATTCGCGCCACCACCTACGAGACACCGGAAGGCGCGCGCGTCTACCAAGTCAAAGGTCCCCTCTTCTTCGGCTCCGCTGCGGGTTTCGGTGAACTCTTCCACCCCGAAACCGATCCCTCCCGTGTCATCGTCGACTTCGCCGATAGCCGGGTCGCCGATCAATCCGCCCTGCAAGCGATCGAGAAACTGGCCAGCCAATACGAGAGCGCCGGTAAGAAAATCGAACTGCGCCACCTGACACGCGATTGCCACGCCCTGCTCACCAAGGCAGGCCACCTCGTTGTCGATAGTGACGATGACCCCGACTACGAAATCGCCACCGACTACTCCGTTCGTACCGGCATCCTCGGCGACCACTAGCCCCGCCAAAGCCTCCTCGCCGCGCCTACAATCGGCTCCGGCGAGGGGCTGCCTCCTTCATCTTGGCAAATACACCTCCCCCCGGAGGGTCGTTTAGCCCCAAGCGCCCCCCTTGCCCGGCTCACGCCTCCCCGGGCCGGTTTAGCGCAAACACCTCACGGATCACTGCGTAATCTCGATACCCCATCCGCGCCAAGGGGTTGAAACGGGTCACGTCAAACATCCCGTCCACCAAACAATCCTCGCGGATATGCACCCCCACAACCTCCCCGAAAACGGCAAAGTTGTGGGCGCCTTCCAGCTTCACAATCTGGCTCACCCGGCACTCCAAATTCGCAGGCGCCGACGCGACGCGGGAACAGGCGATCTCTGAGCAATCCGCCCTTTCCACCCCCGCCTTCAAGAACTCATCATCCTCTTTCGGCCACGGCCCGGACGTCTCGTTCATCGCATCGCGTGCGCCAAATTCCACGATGTTCACGCAGAACACGCCCGTCTCCCGAATGTTTGCCACGCTGTCTTTCGTGTCGCCCCGATCTGCCTTGGCCGATGTTGACGAGAACATGACCTGCGGCGGCTCATAGGCTACCGCATTGAAGAAGGAATAGGGGGCAAGGTTCTCTGCCCCGCCTGCCCCTCGCGTTGAAATCCACCCAATCGGGCGCGGAGAGACGATGGCGTTGAACGGGTTGTGGGGCAGGCCGTGGCCGTTTTCGGGGCGGTAGAACATGTCGGGCGCTTTCCATGAATTGCGTTGGTTTGGCAAAGGCCTAGCCCCGTGCTAGGCGAGACACCAGAGTTCAAAGCGAAGAGAACCGGGCCGAGCATGTATACGCTTTCCCAAGAAACGGCAGACGACCGCGCCGAGGTCGAGGCGCTCTACGACACCTGCTTTGCGCCGGGTCGCGAGGCGCTTTCGAGTTACCGCCTGCGCGAAGGGGTGCCGCCGGTGGCGGATCTCTGCCTTGTGGCCCGTGATGATCTGCTCATCGTGGCCGGAGCGATCCGGTTCTGGCCCGTGCTTGTTGGGGCCTCGGACGCTCTGCTTCTTGGGCCGATCGCCGTCCACCCGACCCGGCAGGGCGAAGGACTCGGTGGTTTGCTGATGAACGCCAGCTTAGATGCCGCGCGCGCCATGGGCAGTGATCGCATCCTGCTGGTCGGCGACGCGCCCTATTATCAAAAATTCGGCTTCATGCCGCTTTCTGGCGTCACCATGCCCCCGCCCACCAACCCCGCGCGGGTCTTGGGCCTTGGCGATTGGGAAAACATCACCGGCGATGTCACCCGCTGGGAACCTTAGGGCCGCGGAACACACCGCGCGACCCTTGGGCCAAACCATGCGCCCGCGCAACAGGTCCGTGCCAAAGCGCCGCCCTGCGCTTGATCCCTGCCCCGCCCCTTGCCATCACTTCGCCATGTGGCGTGCCTTGCTTTGTCTTCTGCTCATCTGCCTTTCGGTTCCCCGTGCAGCCTCTGCGCAGGAATTCATTGCTGTGCCCGACCGGATCTCGGACGAGGCCTTCTATCGCCTTGTCGCCTGTGCGGCCCGCCCCGGCGGCGACTGCAACAAGCCCCTGATATATTGGCCCGAAGATCGCCGCCTTGCCCTGCGGGTGGGCATTGCAAGCACCGCTGAAAGCTTCCGGGATTACCGTTTCGATATCGTAGACGCCGCCATTGACGCCGCCATCGCCGAGATCAACGGCGCGGGCGCCCACCTGTATCTTGAGCGCGTCTATGAAGGGGAAATGGATGTCCCCTTCTACCTTGTGGACACGCCCCAAGGCGGCACGATCACCGGCACCGGGGTCGAGGAACTCGATGGCTCTTCCATCGCCATTGGCAGGGTCGCGATCCGGTCGCGGGGCGGTGAAATCGTGGCCTCCACCATTGCCATCAGCCAAGATATCCGCCGCCGGGAAATCGCCTCGGTCATTCTGGAAGAACTGGTGCAATCTTTGGGGCTGGTCACCGATATCGCCTCCCCCGCCTACGAGCTGTCCATCTTTGCCGAGAATGGCAATTCCATGACCCGTCTGCGCGGCCAAGATGCGAGCGCTCTGCGTCGGCACTACCCGCGCCCCGGCGTCCCTGAGCCCACCACAAATTAACGCCGGAGCCCCTTCGATGAACGCCCAGAAAACCGTGCGCGACTATATCCGCACGATCCCCGACTTTCCCCACGAGGGAATCATGTTTCGCGACGTGACAACCCTGTTCCAAGACCCTCGCGGCTTCCGTTTAGCGGTGGATCAGCTGTTATCGCCCTACGTGGGCGAAACCATTGACGCCGTGGCAGGCCTGGAGGCCCGTGGCTTCATCCTCGGCGGCGCTGTCGCGCACCAACTGTCCAAAGGCTTCATTCCGGTGCGCAAAAAGGGCAAACTGCCCGCCGCCACGATCGAGCAGGCCTATAAGCTGGAATACGGCGAGGCGATTGTGGAAATCCACGACGATGCTGTGCAAGCGGGCGATAAGGTCTTGATTGTGGATGATCTTCTTGCCACCGGCGGTACAGCCGAGGCGGGTATCAAGCTGATCGAACGCCTCGGGGCCGAGGTCATTGGCTGCGCATTCGTGATCGACCTGCCCGATCTGGGCGGACGTGCCAAGTTGGAGGCAATGGGCGTCCCGGTCCACGCAATCTGCGCCTATGAGGGGCTGTGAGAATAATTATTTTGATAACACAAATATCAATTCCCGCTTAACCTTACGTTAAGCATATCGTACTACCAAGTTGTACCGCTGAGTACGTAGCGGTTCAGTATTCGAGTAAACTGCAAAGTCTACGCGCCCTATCCCCAATCTAGGGCGCGTAGCACCATTTGCTGACGCTCCTCCATTGTCATCCTCTCAACACATCGGTAGGGCTATGGCTGCTGCGGGCGTGATGGAATTGGTAGACATACCAGACTTAAAATCTGTTGGGCCTTGTGCCCGTGCGGGTTCGAGTCCCGCCGCCCGCACCAATATTTCTCGAATTTCCTATAAATATCAATAAGTTGCAATGGTCCAGTGCGTGCAATTCCACCTATCAATCCACCTTTGCAAGAGCACTCGTAGTTACCTGGTTCAAGAATAGTACGATCTCGGCAAGCGGCCAAAATTCCGTAGACGATAGTCATGCTCTTTTGAGGACCGAAAGCGTGCATTCACAGAGCTTACACTCGCGCGACTTATTGCCCAATTAGTCTGAACTTTGCCGACGATCTATAGAGCATAAACGACCAGGAGGTGAGAAGCGGCGCGAACCTACAGGACACTCACTAGCGCATGTGCGACGCGATCAATCTGGTTCATTGAAATCCCCGCCAAGTTCATTCGACCACTGGATAGAATGTAGATACCATGTTCAAGACGCAGTTCGTCTACTTGGTCAGAGCTGAGGGACAAGGTGGAGAACATTCCGGTGTGACGTTCAAGAAAATCATACTGGTCCGAGTTCGTGTTGCGCCGAAGCGCTGCAGCCAATCGATTACGAACTAGTAGCACCCGGTCGCGCATCTGATTAAGTTCTGACAACCAGACCTCCCGAAGCTCGCCGTTGCTGAGTATCTCCTTAACCACGGTCGCGCCATGATCGGGTGGCATTGCATAGGTCTTGTTAATCAATGCGAGGATTTTTTGGCGGGTACGTCTGGCCTGCACGTCCGTTCTCGCCAAAGCTCCGAGGATTCCCACCCTGTCGCGATAGTTCGAAAAAGTCTTCGAACAGGTCACTGCGAGCATGGCTTCCGGTAAATCCTTAACCACTGCCCGAACCCCTTCAACATCTTCTTCCAGGCCCTTTGCAAAGCCTTGGTAGGCGACATCTAAAATCGGCAACAGGCCGCGGCTTTGGACGACTTCGGTCACCGCCCCCCATTCTGAAACAGATAGGTCCGCACCGGTTGGATTATGGCAACATGCTTGCAAGAGTACAGCGTCTCCCGGCTTGGCACGCCCCAAATCCTCCAACATTCCGGTGATATCAACACCTTGCGTGACCGGATCGTAATATCGAAATTCCGCAACGGCCAAGCGGCTCGCCCGAAGAATTGGGCCGTGGTTCGCCCAAGAAGGTGATGACATCCAAATCGTCGCTGTCGGGTTGGCTTCCGCGATCAAGTCGGCCGCGATGCGGAGCGCCGCGACCCCGCCCGGGGTCTGAACCCTTGCCCACCGATCAAGCGGGGCATCCTTTCCCAGCACCAATTCAGCCAGCAGCGTAGAAAATGCATCATCCCCCGCAAGGCCCACATAGGATTTGCTTGCTTGAGAGTCCAAAATCCTCGCTTCAGCCGTCTTGACGGCCGCCATGACTGGGGTCTGCCCGGCGTCGTCACGATACACGCCTAGGCCTAGATCAATCTTGTCTGTGCGCGTATCCGCCCGGAAAAGCTGCGACACCAAGTTTGCCCCGAATAGCGGCGTTTCTTCAAACTGTTCAAACATATATCTATGCCTCTCTGGCTATTCAGGCGCTGCGCAAGGCGCGCGGACTTTCGTCCATGAGCGAGATTAATTGTTGGGCCAACAACTCCAGCATGTCGGATTTGATCGCGGCAAACTCGGGAACGTCCCAAAGATTATGGGCCTGCGTCGGGTCGTTCTTGCGGTCATAAAGCTCGCCCCAGGTCTGACCATTGTGAAGCGACAGACGCCAATCAGGTGTCATGACCGAACGGACGCGAGTGGGGACGTCAAACCCCATGCGAGCAAAACCGTCACTATATTCGACCAAAAGCGAGTCATGGGCCGGCACGTCGTTAGTCATGGCAGGCAGCAGCGACACACCCTGCATCCCCACATAGGGAACCAGTCCAGCACGCTCCAAAATCGTGGCCGACACGTCGACGGTAGAGGCGAGTGTTTCGACCACTTTGCCCTTCTGACAGTCCGGCTCTTTCCAAATCATTGGGACACGCGTGACGGATTCGTGCATCCATGGCCCTTTCAGCAATAAGTTGTAGTCACCAAGGTAATCGCCGTGGTCAGAGTTAAAGATAATAACCGTATTCTCGGCCTGCCCCGTTTCTTCGAGAACCTGTATGATATCCCCGATGGCATCATCGATCATTGTGATCATACCCGCCGTCAGCGCCATCGCTTCCTTCACGTGCTGATCACGAACCATGATTGCATTGGTGTCCTTGTCGGGCGTGTCGCCACGCTCAAGCGCCTCTTTGCACGCAACCAATGGCGGTGGCGGGTTTTTATGCCTGTCGTAGGGCACCGGAATGTCGAATTGGTCGGGGGAATACATGTCCCAATACTTGCCGGGGGGCGTGAACGGGTGATGGGGATCCGGGAAAGAGACGTAGGTGAATTTGGGACGCGGATCGTCTGCATTTTCCTTCAGATGTGCTATCGCGCGGTCCCTGATGTAGCTGGTTGAATAATCCTCCTCCGCAACGGCAGTCCGCACGGCTTGCGGGCAGGTGTATTCGTGGGGCAATTGGTTCTTGCTATCGCGCAAGTCTTGCCAAGTATCGGGGTGTTTTTTGCGGAACCACTGCAGATAATGCCCACGCGCCGTCGCGCCGTGACCGGTGACGATGTCTACCTTCTCAAACCCATAGTATGGCGTGGGAACATTAAACCGGACATCGCCGGCGTAGCTCTCAGGGGCTTCTGATTTATTCGCGTTGGGTCGGGGCGCATGGGCTTCTTTCACCAGCCGTTCAGCAGAATCGTGCCAATCATGCGGGTTGCCGTCAGTCATCGGCTCCAAATGACTCTTCCCGATCGAGGCAGTCAGATACCCCGCCTTGCGTAGTACTTCGACAAAGGTATTGCTGCCCTCAGGCAGAACACATCCGTTGTAGCGGAGCCCGTTCGTCGTTGGAAAGCGCCCCGTCATGAATGCACCACGGTTGGGCATGCAGACGGGCGAGGCAACGTGGAAATCCGCAAACCGATTACCCTTTGCGGCAAGCGCATCAATGTTCGGCGTCTTTACGACCGGGTGGCCATAACAGCCCAGCCATTCGGCGCGGTGTTGATCCGTCATGATATAGAGGAAATTAATCTTCGTCACTGAACTGGCCACCTTTCTAAGAGGAATTTCACGAGCTACGTTTAGGTCGCAAGTTCGGCACGTGCGGAGAAGCGGTTAATCAAGATAAACGCTACTCCAACAACAATCGCCGCGCCGCTGATCAGAGGTTGGGGGTGAATGATAGCAATGCCTAGTGCAGCCCTTAGCAAGGCCTCCGGCCCTGACAGGCGCTTATAGTCAAAGCGGCTGGCGGCCGTCGCCACGAGGTAACACATCATAAACAAGCGAAAGAGGATGAATAGGAACGTAGACAGACTGAACACAGCGCCCGCTTCGGGAACGATCAAGGTCATCGGATTGTAGACCCAGAAGAAGGGCAGCAGAAAAATCACCACACCAATTCGCACCGCAGCCAAGCCCGTACGGGTCGGGTTCCCCCCTGAAATGGCCGCAGCCGCATAAGCTGTCATTGCGACAGGTGGGGTAATGCCAGATGCAACGCCGTAATAAAGTACGAACAAATGGGCGGTTAGCGGCTCTAATCCGAAAGAGCTCATAGTGCTGCCGAGTACAATAATGATTGTAAGGTAGGCAGGCAAAGTTGGCATCCCCATCCCCAGCAACATACAAGCGCCGCACGCCAAAAGTAGTGTCGCCAAGAGGCTGAAGTCAGTCGCCCCATTTAAAAGATACGATAGCGTCGACGGCAGACCGGTCGACATCATGGTTGCTATCACAATCGAGATGCAGGCCACGGCCATCAAGAGCCGGGCAAAGGACAAGCTACCTTTCGCAAACCCTGCAATGAGTCGGAATGGTTCGCGCCGGATATCCGCATTCAAGAAGCTGACGACAAAAAGTACGATCAGGGCCAACAAGGCTGAACCGGCTGGGGAAAGCCCCATCAGCAAGCTGAGTATAACCGTTCCGATTGGCAAAATGATCAACAATAGGTTGATGTAGTCCTGAAACGTGACATCCAGGCCCTCGGGACTTGCCTCTTCGGGTTCGATGTTTAGGCGGCGGCTCTCAAAAATGATCGTCAAGAAAAGCGACGTGTAGAAGAACAGTGCGGGTACGAGCGCGGCCGTCATGACCGTGACGTAAGGCACACCTACGAAATCAGCCAGGACCAATGCAGCAGCTCCCATGATGGGGGGCATGATCTGGCCACCCGTGGACGCTGTCGCCTCGACCCCGCCCGCAAAGCTGGCAGTGAACCCGCGCTTTTTGATCATTGGAATTGTGATAACGCCCGTGCCCACGACATTGGCGACGGCAGAGCCTGATACCATGCCGAAAAGACCGGATCCCAAAACGGCCGCGTGGGCAGGACCACCTCGATATTTGTAGAGGTGTTTGACGGTAATCTTTAGGAGTGAAAGGCCCGCGCCACTTCCTTCAAGCATTGCCCCAAGCACAATGAAAGGGAACACAGTAGAAAGCACGATACTGGTCACGTTGCCGAGGACACCATCGTCCATCGCAAGCCACAGATTCTCGGTCACTGAGGATACAAGCGATCCTTGAAAGCTCCAGATGAAGTAAATCAGTGACAGCCCGGCAACGATCACGAGAGGGGCGCCCCAAAGCCGGAAGGTCAAATACATGATGCATAGACATGCGGCAAAGGCTGTCCAAGCTTGGTAGGGTTCAAAGAAAACGATACTGGTGTGCATCAATGTGACATCGACATAGAACCGCCAGCAGGCGTAGGCCATGACGCCAAAAACAGTCAAATCGAGCGCAATTGCCGCGATCTCTAAGGATCTTCGCCCTTTCACTTTCCTCACAAGCGGTGAGGCAAGCAGAACAACCGCAACACATAGCAACATCACGCCGGCACGGTAGGGTTCCGCGTCAAACGGGCCAATGCGTGGCAATGGCCCGATTGCCGGCAGGCGGTGCATAATGGGGATGAGGCCCATGAAGAACGCAATGATCAAGGCAATGCGTGTCAAAGTCGGTTTACGACTGCTTGTCTGATCGTCGGTCATGGGATCCTCTGCACCTGAATGAGATGTTGCAAATAAGGAGATGCCGTTACTGCGGCATCAATTGCTCTGGGATTTCCAGCCCCTGCTCTTCGTAGTAGCGCACCGCACCAGGATGCAGAGGAATGTTGTTGCCGGCAAAAGGTGTGTTTGACAGGGCCCTCAACAGCGCAATCTCCTCGCGGTTGGCGTCAAGATTGTCCCAGAACGTGGCGGTCAGAAGATGGGCCTGATCGTCGCTCATTTCGGCATTGACCCCGACAGTCATTGTGAACGCATAGGTCGTGATATCGATGTCACCGTTCTCGATCCCCTCGTAGGAACCAGCAGGAATTCCACCAGCAATGCTGCCAACTCGGAGATAATCGGCGTAGGCTTCACTTTCGACAGTGCCCTCAGGGGCCGGAAGAAAACGATAGTCCCCCTGCAAAAGCAGTTGCACGATGTTGGCACTTCCAACCGCAGTCGAGAAGTTGAGGACATCAAACTGCCCGTCTTGGAACGCTTGAACTGCAGCTCCCCAGCCCATGCGGACTGTGTCATAATCGGTATCCGCTTCCAGACCGCTTACAAGATTCACAAACTCGGTGATTTGCGCGTTCGCACCGCCACCGGGAGGGCCGATATAGACACTGCGACCGGCGATATCGCTCCAGCTTTCGATACCACTATCTGCGCGAACGATCGGATGAAGTGCGCCGCCCGTAAAGCCAAAAAGCGAGCGAATGTTACCAGAAAGCTCGATGGCTTGCTCACCCAATTCGCTATAAGGCCCAGAACCTTGCGTCATGAGATGGAAGGCGCGTGGCGGCGTAATGGCGACGTCGATCTGCCCTGCGGCAAGACTTAGCGCGGACCGGGAAAGTGTCTGGCCGGAATTCAGGCTGATCTCGGTTCCGGTGCCTGCAAGGTCACGTCCCAGGACCTGTAGCACAACGGTTGTTAGACCAGTTTGACCGGCAGACTCTGCCAAAAGCTGTTCCGCGGCAGCAGGCCCGGCGAGCATCAAACTTGTTGCCGTGGCGAAAATCGAATTTCGAATAAAAGACATAG
Proteins encoded:
- a CDS encoding LysR family transcriptional regulator ArgP yields the protein MFEHPQLEALYAVVRLGSFDRAAAHLAVTPSAISQRIKQLEDRLGMILVERGQPCLPTSAAEKLLRHRDQMHLLEKTLAKDLGLSEAALATVRITTNADSLASWLLPMLAPLKGFLFDLIIDDQDHSEAWLKRGQVAAAISSRSQALQGCDCYPLGDLRYIACASPAFVAEHFPDGVTATTLSRAPALTFNAKDRLQRDWVAERLGSSVPMPTHYIANSQAFVEAARLGIGWGLNPLSLVRDALASGDLVDLAPDMPFATPLFWHVNRLTAPALAPLTQAMKRVRLDDL
- a CDS encoding LysE family translocator, producing the protein MPLDTWITFVAATTVLLLIPGPTILLVLSYAISQGRRVAVSTAAGVAVGDLVAMTASLAGLGAVVLASATLFTVLKWAGAVYLVYLGIKMIVSARGADLALPQTDAISTRRTFTHAAAVTALNPKSIAFFIAFVPQFIQPGAALLPQFAILVGTFVTMAALNALAYALLAGSLRDRLARPGVIAWLTRAGGATLIGMGILTATLRRS
- a CDS encoding S-methyl-5'-thioadenosine phosphorylase, which gives rise to MDRHLGIIGGSGLYQIEGLEDAQWHRVGTPFGAPSDQILSGRIGALPLSFLPRHGRGHVHSPTDVPYRANIDALKRIGVTDVVAVSACGSFREEMAPGDFVIVDQFIDRTFAREKSFFGSGCVAHVSAAHPVCPALSATARDAAMAAGVTVHDGGTYLAMEGPQFSTVAESKMYRTWGCDVIGMTNMPEAKLAREAELCYASVAMITDYDSWHPDHGAVDITQIIETLHGNAAAARAMVKGIAEALSPQKPLCEAQCDRALEHAIMTAPEARDPEVVARLDAVAGRVLAQTR
- a CDS encoding SulP family inorganic anion transporter encodes the protein MPRILLAAAKSRLSPELSNMGHGWGPARMRIEILAGLTVALALVPEAVAFAFVADVHPLVGLYAAFIVGLITAVIGGRPGMISGATGALAVVMVSLVASHGLEYLLATVVLMGLIQIAVGVLRWGKFIRLVPHPVMLGFVNGLAIVIFLAQLGQFQVPGSAEASGHGMAAGEWLQGVELATMLVLVVLTMGIIWVLPKITNAIPAPLAGIGITAAIVLIFGIDVPRVGDLASIEGGLPLFHIPSVPLTWETFQVILPYALILSAIGLIESLLTLNLVGEITGEKGGASQECVAQGVANTVTGFFGGMGGCAMIGQSMINVKSGARTRVAGIAAALFLLSFILFGSSLIEQIPLAALVGVMFMVVIGTFAWNSLKILFKVPLTDAFVIILVTVVTVATDLATAVVVGVIVSALAYAWQNATRIRATTYETPEGARVYQVKGPLFFGSAAGFGELFHPETDPSRVIVDFADSRVADQSALQAIEKLASQYESAGKKIELRHLTRDCHALLTKAGHLVVDSDDDPDYEIATDYSVRTGILGDH
- a CDS encoding flavin reductase family protein → MFYRPENGHGLPHNPFNAIVSPRPIGWISTRGAGGAENLAPYSFFNAVAYEPPQVMFSSTSAKADRGDTKDSVANIRETGVFCVNIVEFGARDAMNETSGPWPKEDDEFLKAGVERADCSEIACSRVASAPANLECRVSQIVKLEGAHNFAVFGEVVGVHIREDCLVDGMFDVTRFNPLARMGYRDYAVIREVFALNRPGEA
- a CDS encoding N-acetyltransferase, which encodes MYTLSQETADDRAEVEALYDTCFAPGREALSSYRLREGVPPVADLCLVARDDLLIVAGAIRFWPVLVGASDALLLGPIAVHPTRQGEGLGGLLMNASLDAARAMGSDRILLVGDAPYYQKFGFMPLSGVTMPPPTNPARVLGLGDWENITGDVTRWEP
- a CDS encoding DUF2927 domain-containing protein, coding for MWRALLCLLLICLSVPRAASAQEFIAVPDRISDEAFYRLVACAARPGGDCNKPLIYWPEDRRLALRVGIASTAESFRDYRFDIVDAAIDAAIAEINGAGAHLYLERVYEGEMDVPFYLVDTPQGGTITGTGVEELDGSSIAIGRVAIRSRGGEIVASTIAISQDIRRREIASVILEELVQSLGLVTDIASPAYELSIFAENGNSMTRLRGQDASALRRHYPRPGVPEPTTN
- a CDS encoding adenine phosphoribosyltransferase — protein: MNAQKTVRDYIRTIPDFPHEGIMFRDVTTLFQDPRGFRLAVDQLLSPYVGETIDAVAGLEARGFILGGAVAHQLSKGFIPVRKKGKLPAATIEQAYKLEYGEAIVEIHDDAVQAGDKVLIVDDLLATGGTAEAGIKLIERLGAEVIGCAFVIDLPDLGGRAKLEAMGVPVHAICAYEGL